In Solanum lycopersicum chromosome 5, SLM_r2.1, the following are encoded in one genomic region:
- the LOC101265923 gene encoding leucine-rich repeat extensin-like protein 4 gives MGGSCFLVLLLQIIVTQVVGVGVGVGVGVGVGVGPGGVWFGGGINSPNPGAVPSQSSAYTALQAWKSAITDDPSGILKNWVGPNVCSYKGIFCSNSQDYMGNPTDPVVTGIDLNHANLQGTLVKELSYLTDVSLIHLNTNRFSGIIPQTFRDLSSLVELDLSNNHFSGPFPTTVLFIPNLLYLDLRFNSFTGPIPEDLFNRKLDAIFLNNNQFDGELPQSLGNSPASVINFANNKFTGNIPFSLGYMGPRIKEILFLNNELNGCIPEGVGLWTDLQVLDVSFNSLMGHLPDTLSCLSGIEVLNLGHNKLSGDLPDLVCSLRNLVNLTLAYNFFSELSQDCDKLPLRNVGIDFSLNCIPGRQMQRPQPECSVIPGGSLSCLRVPAVKPLVCG, from the coding sequence ATGGGGGGAAGTTGCTTTCTGGTTTTGCTTCTTCAAATCATAGTTACTCAAgttgttggtgttggtgttggtgttggcgttggcgttggtgttggtgttggacCTGGAGGTGTTTGGTTTGGTGGAGGGATCAACAGCCCAAACCCAGGAGCTGTCCCAAGTCAAAGTTCAGCATACACTGCTCTTCAAGCATGGAAATCTGCAATTACTGATGATCCATCGGGGATTTTGAAGAATTGGGTGGGTCCAAATGTGTGTAGTTACAAAGGAATTTTCTGCTCAAACTCTCAAGATTACATGGGCAACCCAACAGACCCAGTTGTTACAGGTATAGATCTCAATCATGCAAATCTTCAAGGCACTCTAGTAAAAGAACTATCTTATTTAACAGATGTGTCTCTCATTCATCTCAATACCAACAGATTTTCAGGTATAATTCCACAAACATTCAGAGATCTGTCTTCACTCGTTGAATTAGACCTTAGTAACAACCATTTCTCAGGTCCATTCCCTACTACAGTACTATTCATCCCAAATCTTCTTTATTTAGATCTCAGATTCAACAGTTTCACAGGCCCAATTCCCGAGGATCTGTTCAACAGAAAACTTGATgctatttttcttaataataacCAGTTTGATGGTGAACTACCTCAGAGTTTAGGGAATTCCCCTGCTTCAGTCATTAATTTTGCTAATAATAAGTTTACTGGCAACATTCCTTTTAGTTTAGGGTACATGGGTCCGAGAATTAAGGAGATTTTGTTCTTAAACAATGAGTTAAATGGTTGTATACCAGAAGGTGTGGGATTATGGACGGATTTGCAAGTATTAGATGTAAGTTTCAATTCACTGATGGGGCATTTGCCTGATACCCTTTCTTGTTTGAGTGGCATTGAGGTTCTCAACTTGGGACATAACAAGTTATCTGGAGATTTACCAGACTTGGTTTGTTCACTAAGAAACCTTGTGAATTTGACTCTTGCTTACAATTTCTTCTCTGAGTTGAGCCAAGATTGTGACAAACTTCCATTGAGAAATGTGGGTATTGATTTCTCATTGAACTGTATTCCAGGAAGACAAATGCAAAGGCCTCAACCTGAGTGCTCTGTCATTCCAGGTGGAAGTCTTAGTTGCCTTAGAGTACCTGCAGTAAAGCCTCTTGTTTGTGGATGA